In Symmachiella dynata, the following are encoded in one genomic region:
- a CDS encoding RNA polymerase sigma factor: MMDASTSHFSVCVAEFARQLGQGEMCALAKLYDFTASRLLRYAETLTRNREDAEDALQAAMVRMTLRPKALAGADHPWPYFLKVVRNEALKILRKKRAACSLATVAPIGVTESCQLDQQEANAQIRAAIRELPPAQGEVVVLKIWEGMTFLEIAEVLGESPNTAASRYRYALEKLTHILQPMANEVTYA, encoded by the coding sequence ATGATGGACGCATCTACCTCACATTTCTCGGTTTGCGTCGCTGAGTTTGCACGGCAGCTCGGCCAGGGAGAAATGTGCGCGCTGGCTAAGCTCTACGATTTTACGGCGTCACGACTGTTGCGCTACGCGGAAACGTTGACGCGGAACAGAGAAGATGCCGAAGACGCGCTGCAGGCGGCCATGGTGCGAATGACGTTGCGGCCCAAAGCTTTGGCCGGAGCCGATCATCCTTGGCCGTACTTTTTGAAGGTTGTCCGCAACGAAGCGTTGAAAATTCTACGGAAGAAACGCGCAGCTTGTTCCTTGGCAACGGTGGCCCCGATTGGTGTGACCGAGAGTTGCCAACTCGACCAGCAAGAGGCCAATGCACAAATCCGAGCTGCGATTCGCGAATTGCCTCCCGCTCAAGGCGAGGTCGTCGTACTAAAAATCTGGGAAGGGATGACGTTTTTGGAAATTGCCGAAGTGCTCGGCGAATCTCCCAACACCGCCGCCAGCCGATATCGCTATGCGCTTGAAAAACTTACTCATATTTTGCAGCCCATGGCAAATGAGGTCACCTATGCGTGA
- a CDS encoding phosphotransferase family protein, which produces MSIHLDQPADVREGEQLDTDKLGGYLRTHLPDASGPLVVEQFPSGFSNLTYLLKLGDQELVLRRPPFGNRVKSAHDMGREFRVLSQLSGVYDLVPQPLVYCEDEAVLGAPFYVMQRCQGVILRSPKQQKYDLDAATLRGLGESFVDNLAALHAIDFAAAGLGDLGKPEGFIERQVAGWTKRYQQARTDDFPEMENIAGWLAEHLPPSSGVSLIHNDFKFDNLVLDPQDLTKIIAVLDWEMCTLGDPLLDLGVSLSYWVQEDDEPALKAFIAGPTNLPGNLTRREIVRRYEEVTGRDTSGILFHYCFGLFKLAVIVQQIYFRYAEGHTRDPRFAGLNRAVESLGVAALHVADRGEMI; this is translated from the coding sequence ATGTCCATTCACCTCGATCAACCGGCGGATGTTCGCGAGGGCGAACAATTGGATACTGACAAACTTGGTGGTTATCTGCGCACTCATCTACCCGATGCGTCGGGTCCGTTGGTCGTGGAACAGTTTCCGTCAGGGTTTTCGAATCTGACGTATCTCTTGAAATTGGGCGATCAGGAACTGGTGCTGCGGCGGCCGCCGTTTGGGAATCGTGTCAAATCGGCGCACGATATGGGGCGTGAGTTTCGCGTCCTTTCGCAATTGTCCGGCGTCTATGACTTGGTACCGCAACCGTTGGTCTATTGTGAAGACGAAGCGGTCCTTGGTGCTCCGTTCTATGTGATGCAGCGCTGCCAAGGAGTGATCTTGCGGTCGCCGAAGCAGCAGAAATACGACTTGGATGCGGCGACGCTGCGCGGGCTGGGTGAGTCGTTTGTCGATAATTTAGCGGCGCTGCATGCCATTGATTTTGCAGCGGCTGGACTGGGCGACCTTGGCAAACCGGAAGGATTCATTGAACGGCAAGTCGCAGGCTGGACCAAGCGGTACCAACAGGCTCGCACCGATGATTTTCCCGAGATGGAAAACATCGCCGGCTGGTTGGCCGAGCATCTTCCGCCCTCGAGCGGCGTGTCATTGATTCACAATGACTTTAAATTCGACAACTTGGTGTTGGATCCGCAGGACCTGACGAAAATCATTGCGGTGCTCGACTGGGAGATGTGTACCTTGGGAGACCCGTTGTTGGACTTGGGGGTCTCGCTCTCATACTGGGTTCAAGAAGACGACGAGCCGGCGCTGAAAGCGTTCATCGCTGGGCCGACCAATTTGCCGGGCAATTTAACGCGGCGGGAGATTGTGCGTCGTTACGAAGAGGTCACCGGGCGCGATACTTCAGGAATTTTGTTTCATTATTGCTTCGGGCTGTTTAAGCTGGCAGTGATCGTGCAGCAAATTTATTTCCGGTACGCCGAAGGGCACACGCGCGATCCTCGATTCGCCGGCTTGAATCGAGCAGTGGAGAGTTTAGGGGTCGCTGCCCTGCACGTGGCTGATCGCGGCGAGATGATTTGA
- a CDS encoding acyl-CoA dehydrogenase family protein translates to MDFSIPSDIQDMLANVGQFLREEVYPLEERFVSGAFADLVPTLEEKRARVKEMKLWAPQVPAEYGGVGLGFMQHAMLSEELGRTPMGHYVFNCQAPDAGNMEILAEFGTQAQKEQFLLPLAAGKSRSCFAMTEPECAGSNPVWMKTTAVRDGDEYVINGHKWFSSAADGAAFAVAMVVTNPDAEPHQRASQIIVPTDVPGYRWIRNIPVMGHAGDGWPSHSELRFENVRVPVSNLLGEEGAGFAIAQARLGPGRIHHCMRWIGICERSFDLMCERAATRELAPGDPLGNRQTVQNWIAESRAEINAARLMVLHAAWKIDNEGTKAAREEISAIKFYVAGVLMAVVDRAIQVHGALGVSDDTILQYFYRQERGARIYDGPDEVHKTVLAKRALRSFGMKK, encoded by the coding sequence ATGGATTTTTCGATCCCGTCAGATATACAAGACATGCTTGCCAATGTGGGACAATTCCTCCGCGAGGAAGTGTATCCCTTGGAAGAACGCTTCGTCAGCGGCGCGTTTGCCGATTTGGTCCCCACGCTCGAAGAGAAACGGGCACGCGTCAAAGAGATGAAACTCTGGGCGCCACAAGTGCCGGCCGAATATGGCGGTGTCGGCTTGGGGTTTATGCAACATGCGATGCTGAGCGAAGAGTTGGGCCGCACTCCGATGGGGCATTATGTCTTCAACTGCCAAGCACCGGATGCCGGCAACATGGAAATCCTCGCTGAGTTTGGCACCCAAGCGCAAAAGGAACAATTCCTGTTGCCGTTGGCCGCCGGAAAGAGCCGCAGTTGCTTCGCGATGACCGAACCGGAATGCGCCGGCTCGAATCCGGTCTGGATGAAAACCACAGCTGTCCGCGACGGCGACGAATATGTCATCAACGGCCACAAATGGTTTTCCTCTGCAGCCGACGGCGCCGCCTTTGCCGTTGCCATGGTCGTAACCAATCCCGATGCTGAGCCGCATCAACGGGCCAGTCAAATCATCGTCCCCACCGATGTTCCCGGTTATCGCTGGATTCGCAACATTCCGGTGATGGGACATGCGGGTGATGGTTGGCCCAGCCACAGTGAATTGCGTTTCGAAAACGTCCGCGTGCCGGTGTCCAATCTGTTGGGAGAAGAAGGAGCCGGTTTTGCTATCGCTCAAGCGCGACTGGGACCGGGCCGTATTCATCATTGCATGCGCTGGATTGGTATCTGCGAGCGGAGCTTTGACTTGATGTGCGAGCGGGCCGCCACGCGCGAGTTGGCACCGGGAGATCCGCTGGGCAACCGGCAGACGGTTCAAAATTGGATCGCCGAAAGCCGCGCGGAAATCAACGCCGCCCGGCTGATGGTGCTGCATGCTGCCTGGAAGATCGACAACGAGGGGACCAAAGCGGCGCGTGAGGAAATCTCGGCGATCAAGTTTTACGTCGCTGGCGTCTTGATGGCGGTTGTCGACCGCGCCATCCAAGTCCACGGAGCACTGGGCGTGAGCGACGATACGATCCTGCAATACTTCTATCGCCAAGAACGGGGCGCCCGCATCTATGATGGGCCAGACGAAGTCCACAAAACCGTCCTCGCCAAACGCGCGCTGCGGAGTTTCGGCATGAAAAAATAA
- a CDS encoding histidine phosphatase family protein, which produces MSTLYLVRHAQASFFEDDYDQLSERGCEQARQLGKALAARRVQFDSVITGPAKRHRDTAAWTAQAYQTAGLPFPDPIVVDELDEHAADVILRQSLDAIIGEHPHLQALAENYRRSREGDNHDRNAIQKHFQRLFEAVTKLWVADKIVVAGVEPYAQFHARVCCGLKKTTGNQPRGSHVLAFSSVGPMTVILQQSLGLEHEAALQLGWRLRNCTVNQFLFSDNRLTLDSFNSVAHLEDDIVTYR; this is translated from the coding sequence ATGAGTACGCTCTATCTGGTTCGACACGCCCAAGCGTCGTTTTTTGAAGACGATTATGATCAGCTCTCGGAGCGGGGTTGTGAACAGGCGCGGCAATTGGGAAAAGCGCTAGCGGCCCGCCGCGTGCAATTTGATTCTGTGATCACCGGACCGGCAAAACGTCACCGTGACACGGCTGCTTGGACCGCCCAAGCGTATCAAACTGCTGGTTTGCCTTTTCCGGACCCGATTGTTGTTGATGAACTCGACGAACATGCCGCCGATGTCATTTTGCGGCAGTCCCTGGATGCGATCATCGGCGAGCACCCCCATTTGCAAGCACTGGCTGAAAATTATCGCCGCAGCCGTGAGGGCGACAACCACGATCGCAATGCGATCCAAAAACATTTTCAACGGCTGTTTGAAGCGGTCACCAAACTGTGGGTGGCTGACAAAATTGTGGTCGCCGGTGTCGAACCTTATGCACAGTTTCATGCGCGGGTTTGCTGTGGATTGAAAAAAACGACGGGCAACCAACCTCGCGGCAGTCATGTTTTGGCATTCAGTTCGGTCGGGCCGATGACGGTGATTTTGCAACAATCGCTCGGGCTGGAACACGAGGCCGCTTTACAACTCGGTTGGCGGCTGCGAAATTGTACAGTGAATCAATTTCTGTTCAGCGACAACCGGCTGACGCTTGATTCATTCAATTCCGTCGCCCATCTCGAAGACGACATCGTCACTTACCGCTAA
- a CDS encoding PQQ-binding-like beta-propeller repeat protein, translating into MRILGKTSHILAVAVLTGLGSTPTHGGENWPQFRGPGARGVSEETDLPTLWSATENVAWKQELAGRGWSSPIIWGDRVFLTTVVNEGETEKPKKGLYFGGNRPTVPTTVHSWKVICLNLNTGKPMWESVAYQGLPKGPLHLKNSYASETPVTDGQRVYAYFGNLGIFCYDMQGNEVWSQPLPVTKTRYDWGSAASPVLHGDRLYFVNDNEEDSRLVALDKRTGDEIWNIKRDEKSNWATPYIWENELRTEIITPGTGKVRAYDLDGKPLYEFGGMSSITIATPYADSGLLYVSSGYVLDKKKPLFAIRPGATGDISLGKEETSNDYIAWCQKQAGPYNPSTIVYGDLLYVLLDRGFLACYDAKTGKQVYGKQRIPNGKNFTASPWAYEGKIFCLNEDGVTFVFRAGREYELLRTNSLTDDTMCMATPAMAQGKLLIRTDSGIYCIERAAKK; encoded by the coding sequence ATGCGGATACTTGGCAAAACGAGTCACATCCTTGCTGTAGCGGTGCTGACCGGTTTGGGGTCGACACCCACACATGGCGGGGAAAATTGGCCCCAATTCCGCGGCCCCGGCGCGCGAGGTGTTTCGGAGGAAACCGACCTGCCCACCCTCTGGAGCGCCACAGAGAACGTCGCCTGGAAACAAGAATTGGCCGGACGGGGATGGTCCTCCCCGATCATTTGGGGCGATCGGGTTTTTCTGACCACGGTGGTCAACGAAGGAGAAACCGAGAAGCCCAAAAAAGGGCTCTATTTCGGCGGCAATCGCCCGACCGTGCCGACGACCGTGCATAGCTGGAAGGTGATTTGTCTGAACCTCAACACCGGCAAGCCAATGTGGGAGTCCGTCGCTTATCAAGGACTCCCGAAAGGCCCGCTGCATTTGAAGAACAGTTACGCCTCCGAAACGCCCGTCACTGATGGTCAGCGGGTGTATGCCTACTTCGGCAACCTCGGCATTTTTTGTTACGACATGCAGGGAAACGAAGTCTGGTCGCAACCACTGCCGGTCACGAAGACCCGCTACGATTGGGGCAGCGCCGCCTCGCCAGTGCTCCACGGCGACCGGTTGTATTTCGTCAACGACAACGAAGAGGACTCGCGGCTCGTCGCACTCGACAAACGGACTGGTGACGAAATCTGGAACATCAAACGGGACGAGAAAAGCAACTGGGCGACGCCCTACATCTGGGAAAACGAACTCCGCACCGAAATCATCACGCCCGGCACGGGGAAAGTTCGTGCGTATGATCTCGACGGCAAACCGCTTTATGAATTTGGCGGGATGTCGAGCATCACTATCGCCACGCCGTATGCGGACTCCGGTTTGTTGTACGTCAGTTCGGGGTACGTGCTCGACAAAAAGAAGCCGTTGTTCGCGATTCGCCCGGGTGCCACAGGTGACATCAGCCTCGGTAAAGAAGAAACCAGCAACGACTATATCGCCTGGTGCCAAAAACAAGCCGGTCCGTACAATCCCTCGACGATTGTTTACGGCGACCTGCTATACGTTTTATTGGATCGCGGTTTTCTGGCTTGCTATGACGCAAAAACCGGCAAACAGGTTTATGGCAAACAGCGGATTCCCAACGGCAAAAACTTCACCGCTTCGCCCTGGGCCTACGAGGGCAAGATTTTTTGCCTCAACGAAGACGGCGTCACTTTCGTGTTCCGCGCGGGACGCGAGTACGAATTGCTGCGAACAAATTCGCTGACCGACGACACGATGTGTATGGCCACCCCAGCGATGGCCCAAGGCAAATTGTTGATCCGCACGGACAGCGGGATCTATTGCATCGAACGGGCGGCTAAGAAATAG